The Syngnathoides biaculeatus isolate LvHL_M chromosome 16, ASM1980259v1, whole genome shotgun sequence DNA segment CCCCTCCTGGATGCTGCaaaatggcggcaaagcactacttgtGTCTCAATGAAAGTCTTCAATTCACTTCGGCGTACTtcccttggcaccaagatgccaccaaATAGCGCAAAATCAATCATAATAACATGAAGTGACATGGCTCTAATTTCAATTCTCCCCAAAGGATGGTGAGAAAACCGTTGAAGCGATGGTGTTCTTTTCTCCTTATCGCAGGATTCCAAAATCCCCTTCGCCGACGACTACGTTGAGGCTCTTCTCCGAGACCACGAGGAAAGCGTACGCGTCGCTCAGCCGACGCGTTCCGCTTCAAAGGACGAGTTGTGAAAAGCAAAATAGTTGACATCTGTCGTCGTGGCAACCACTGCGCCTCGTCACTGATGTAGTTTGCAACTTTTAAAAGACGGTTTTGGTGGAGGAATGAATAAATTGTGCGCAcgaaaaatatttcattagaCTCCTTTACTTACACCTGGGTTGAGCCAGAATTATTATACTGAATGgatgttaaatgtatttatatatgatGTTGAAGGGCTGTTGTTGGTGTTGATTtacgattattatttttcattaatgtCACTATTTTCATGAGTATAGTtgtagtggcggcacggtgcggcagctggtaaagcgttggcctcacaggtctgaggacgcgggttcgatcccggccccgcctgtgtggagtttgcatgtcctcccccgtgcctgcgtgggttttctccgggtgggcactccggcctccttccacgttccaaaaacatgcaacattaattggacgctctaaattgtcccgaggtgtgattgtgagtgcgactgcttgtctctatgtgccctgcaattggccggcgaccagttcagggtgtaccccgttgacagctgggataggctccagcactctccgcgaccctcgtgaggataagcggccaagtaaatggatgaatggcttgACTCCTTTTACTTACACCTGAAAGCAGAATTACCATTTGGGACAGAGCCAGAATAATTATAGTGAACATGTTAAATGTGTTTATATATGATGTCGAAGGACTGTTGTTGGTGTTAAATTTAGGAttattaatttttgttgttgtcgctaTTTTCACTAGTATAGTTCTAGTCACCTGTAACTATTGAAGCATACAAATGTGAGTCGTTATTGGAGAGAAGGcaatttcagcttttttttttttttttttttttttttttgctgttcacCGTCATGAGCAGATCAAGTGGCAATTACATCACGCTCCATTTATCCAGCTATACCTCCTTTACTATCTTTTAGTTATTCTTGTCCTTGCTTGATTGTTTATTGAAagagaaatgttgttttttttttttcgtatgaaATAGCAGTCAATTTGTTTTTCTATAAGTGATTCCAATTTTACCGACAGAGAAATGTGTGTCACGAGGAGACCAATGTTTGGCTCAAGCATGTTGGAACGCGGCCCGCGTGTTGTTGCTAGGAGGCGCTGTTGTAGCCCGGAAGagggacgacgacggcggcgatgGGCGAACCGGGAACGCCGCGACAAAATCCACGTTTTTCATGATTGCCGTGGCTGTGGCGTTTTTACACAAACGCACGCCGCCGGTGTATGGTCACCAAAGAGCAAAGGAGGAGAAACGTCGCGGTTTGTTCGCTGCGCGGGTATGAATGGGATGGGCGGATCAGCTGTGTCATGTGTGCGGGCACATCTGTGCTACTACAGCATCCCGAAATAGctgcacaaacatatttcaTAGGTCGTTTTTCACCCATTTATTGACGTGTCATAATATTTAAATGTGGGTCAGCGGGAACCCGCCTTGCATTAATTATAGCTTGACTGACTGACCCAGCAAAGGGTGTCATTGACCTTGGCTACTGCgaatgttgttcatttttaaaaaggggattgaaaaaaaaaaaaagaaataaagaacatatAGTTGTTGGCAGACCGTTTCTGAATGTGCGATGAGTCAGGCGAGCAAGGGCAGGAATTTGATGAGAGTGATGAAAACAACCAAAAGCAGACAGAGCCTCCCTTTGTTAACCCCGCGCCTGCAGTCCCATCCAGTATTGACACAAGCGTGCGTTCAACTCTGCATTCAAATCCCGCAGAACGCGTGTGGATGGAAAGCTACGAGGAATTCTCCTCGCGGAGTGCGGCCACACTGCGGGAGGAGGGCGAATTCGGGGGACGGACGCGTGAGGCCGTCGCGGCGAAATCATCCGTCATCCTCTTCTGTGGAAAAGCTGTCCTGTCCCCGCTGGTAAGGAGGACGTCAACGCAAGTGAGACCTTCGGGGGTATCTGTCATTAATCCATCAGACATCATACATCAGACATGTGAccagtgttccctctaatttttggcgtgtctgagcaaacacgaaggccgtgagcgctcctTTCGACCACTGtcagcaacatcagatgtacgCACTGTGGCCAAtcggtgtcatccattgaagtcacACGGCTCATTACATTCccgtcagaacatttttaagaacaattttgtgtttttgcaaacttacactgtaaatcacaacaaaatactctacaatacaaatacatactaAGCCAACTATAAACTTGAAATGTCACTTCccactttgtttctttttttttttttaaacccacaatgatattccccgtctgtttttctagttggaaaactgaattattgcttgcagaatatctttcgcaatgcatgttgaaagctgcccaaacagttttagggttaatgttatgttgcctcctatatttaaaatacagaattagctttttgggcaatgtatcatccgtgctttcatcctggatcaggctatgccaaggtggaattttaacattatacaccatctcatcctgtactttctactttggcttcagaccagaccattttaactgaaaaaagagaaaatctattccaatttcaccactttttcttctattattcacataccccggtgtttgtaattatgagtgtaccgctttaaaatggaggggaggggcagtgtcaggtaaactaggaagtagagtgtgtggctcggtgtggctgagcagcagctctttgtgagaggcacaaaaacatcaGGGTGTAGTTCACTACGCCGGATCCGTcatcctctgcgctgagagtgtgcgacaagtgcgcaaatgcgcagttgcgcagctgagagggaacattgcacGTGACCTCTGAATTCTTAATCAGATAAGCAAGCGCTTATCAGGGAATGGAAGAGTAACCATCGATAAGAAACATCAAGTCTGTCTTCTGTGTCACATCATCTTATTTTGACCATAACTAATAGTACAGAAAAAGAATGAATCCGTTTTTGGGAGCATTTGGTCCAAATCTGAACCCTCTCGAGAAAGtggcctttttgtgtgtgtgtgtgtgggggggggggtgtcaataaATCATAACACTCATCCAGAATCCTAACAATGACTGTGCCCTTTGACCTAAAATCTTAATCCAGAAACCTAACCCCATATCTTGACCCCAAATCAAACCCCCAAACCATGACACAGAACCTTAACTTTAATATTGACGACCCCACAAAGCTAAGCCCAAACCCAAAAATTAAGTCCAAACCCCAACCCTAAACCTCACCCCAAACTCTCACCAAAACCTTAGACCGACCCCCAAGCCCTGCCTGGCCTCACGCCAcaagaaggaaaaataaaaattgacatTCATGACTGACTTCCAATGAAAACACTTCACCTTAAAAGTACAAAGaatctaaaacaaaataaaataccagCAGCATACTGCTTCCTGTTGAAATAATCACTGCTCTTATTTTCCTCAATTGTCTTaacgtgattttatttttagcaatCAATGGACGAAATTTTTCGCAATGAATTAATCCAACTTTGAACTTGCGTGTCTTCTTTTTGCAGATGAGCGAAGAGCAGCGGGAACAGATGCGCGACCTCCGGCGGAGGGCGACGCAGCTGGAAACGGGCCGGCGGAACCGGCAGAGGAACAAACCTTCGGCCCCGGTTAGAGACATCCCCGCCAGTTGTTCGGCGCAGTCGCAGGGACGCACGGGGTCTGCGACAAAAGACGGCAACATACTGACTTGCAAGGTACATTCAGTGCAGGGCCACAGTCGCCGGCTGAGCAGGACAAGTGGGTTAGACTAGATTGATGTGTATACTaattcaaaacaagaaaaagttcACGAATTTGAGTTCTTCACAATGTAGTTTAGAATCCGTAGAATCTAGCAGCAACAATGTGGGTCCCAGAATCCCTTGAGACATTTCCAGACTTCACAAAAGGTAGTCACTGACTTCAGACTTCCCCAGCGGACTTACATGTAATTTTATTGTTAGCCCGTTTTGTCCACTCTACTGAAACTCTTTGGTTTGCTCATTAGGCCTGTGCCGTTACTTCAGTCAGTCTGGAAGTCCAAAAACAGGTGGCCTCTGTCCGTTCAGACTGCACTGCTATCGATTAAATGACGGATACGGCTGTAAAAAGCAAACTGGAATTTCAGGTCTTGGTTAACATTCAACTTCAAGACAGGGAACCAAAGAGTGGAAGTGGACCTTGTTTGCTTAAGTATGTAATGGTTTGTTTTCATACTGCTGATAGTGGTTTCTAGGATAATTCTCTAAAACAGGCCTAGTTTATCCATTGTGGTACAAAATATATGCACCCTgccattttcttcctctttcactTTGTAGTGTGAACACCTTGGACAAATCACAGGTTGTCGCAAACGTAGTTCATTGGAAATTTTAATCCCGAAACAGACACGTCAAGAACCATGTGGTGACGCTGATAATTCACCGAGTCCCAGAGCAACAACACTCAGTGGTTACAAACTGATCACTGACACACCCAGACTTCCAGAAGACCCAGCATTTGGTGTTCAAACTAGCAAGCGGTCAACTAGCCCCGTCCTCAATGGTCTCAGTACCGGGGACGAGTTCAAGTTGGAGACGGAAGAGAAGAGCGATGAAGACGATCTGAGTATGTACAGCCTTCTCAAGCAAACAAAAGAGGACGTCAGCAAGGAGCAGAGTCAGGACAGATTGAAAGTTAGCATTCCGACACCTTCACCTGAGGCCGTCTCAGAGGCAGAGATATGTAGTCCAAAACGTGGTGTTGAGTTTGGCTTTAGTTTGCACCACAGTCCCATTGGCCCTCCTAAGAGTCCCGTCCATCAAAATCTGTATCATCCCGGTCCTCAACAGCCCGTATCGCCTTGTCTTCTCGATCAGTACATTCGGCAGCCCAGCCCAGAGTCACCTTTCAGCCCTCGGATTCAGAGACGTAAACCTCGGCCGTTCTCCACGGGGAACCTCCACATGGTTTTCCCAGGAACGCCGTGGGAAGGAGCATGTCGGTCAGATTGGGACGAAGCCCTCTCGTGGTCTCCGGATCACTGGAGCTTAGTGTCAAGCAATGGTGTGGGGGCTCAAAACAGGCGGGAAAATCATCAATCTGGTCGTTGCGGCGTCAGTCCAGTGCGGGAACCCCATAGCCCCGTGAGCCCCTCACTGCCTAGCCCGATTGCGCAACATGACCACCTATCATCAAACTTCCGTCGGCGGTGCCACACCTTGGACAGTCAGCTGCACACCGACCAAGCTGGAACCCATCGCATTGACCGCAGTCAAGAAAGAACGCCTCGCTTCATGGCGGGAGTCACCATGCGCCCCTCCGCCTGGCGCAACTCGGCCTCACTCATGAGCAAGTCGAGCTACGTAGAGAATCCATCGCCGAATCTGCGGAGGCCTCACATCTGCCCCCAAGTCAAGCTCAGGACAGAGCCTGATGATCCTCGAGGGCCTCGTGATGAAACCTCACCAATTGGCCTCAGAAATGCTGCAGACCCACATGCCAATAACGCAGGTGTGTGATCGTTTGCTCAAGAACACCCGAGTGTAAATCGTTTTAAATGGTGTGCCAAAGTTGTACGTTCCCGTTTTGGCACACAGAGGAGATCAAGAGGCGAGCGCAAGTTCTGGAGGACATGCAGAGGCGTCTGGAGGAGGAACACGCTTTACAGATGTCACTGCTTCTGGCTGAGCAGGAGAATGAGCAACAGCGCCTCCGTCTGGTGAGCATGTGACAAAACTGAAACTCGTACAGGGAACCAGAGTTCCGTTCCTTTGAGGGAGATGTAATCTCAAGTTGCCTGCAAGTCGAATTTGCCGACTAGTTCATTGTGTGCCGTTCTTAACCCTAAGACCTCGCCTGCCGTCCGTAAACTGAGGACTTTCTCAAATAAAATACTTTCTGACAAAACTCCCAAGTGTGTCTGTCCAACAAAAGGAGCTCGAAGAGACTGAACGAAGTCTGAGGGAACAGGAGTGTGAGAAAGTTCAGTACTCGGATACTTCACAGTGGAAGCGTGTGCCCGGGAATGACGGACTTCCGACTGCCAGCTCGTCCGCCTCAACGCCGGGACACGGTAGAGGTGCCGCATCAGTATGCCCACTTCTAACGCTTATTTGGATGCATCACcgcttgtctttcttttttttctaggtCTTTCTAGTCCAATTAGTTCTAATGTGACCTCTCCCTCCGCCCAGTCCCCCGTTTACTTACGAGGGCCCACTTGGGCAGCCCACAAGCCTCAAGCAAGGCTAAGTCAGGTAAGCACGTGTGCGATCACTGCGAATGCATTTCCTCGACCCCGATCCGTGTTCACATGTGTCCAGTAACGTCGCGGTTTGTCCGCAGGTTCTGAAAGCAGAACAACAGCGAGCGCTGTTTCGAATCGGCGCCATTGCCCGTGGCTTCCTCACACGGAGACTCCTCAAAACTCACAAGGTTCAGCATCTGCGGCAGACCATCTCGGTGAGGCCCGAACGTAACGCTCACCGCACCGTCTACGGCGGCACGCGGTGGAGATAAGATTCCTGCCGAGATAAGAAGTTCAGTCGTTTTGTGCGCGTTCGACTTGAAATTCATCGTCCAGTTCACAGATaacgaggagcaaaaaaaaatagaaacactcATTTCTTGAGTAATCACGTCTACAAATGCCGAAATTTGGTTACACAGCTTCAGGTGCTTGTCAGTAACAGATTAAGACCGACAGAATAATCCGTGTGGCTGACTTCCAATACCCACCATAAGTGTCGTTCAGGAATGCAGTAGTGGGAAAAGAGTAACAAAATATCCTATCAAAACGAAGAAAATCCTGGATCAGGACTTTTGCACGGATCCACTGCGTTGCAGAATTCAGTTTAGCAATCGACTATTTCAGTCATGAATGTGTTTGGAAAACGTTCACTAATGTCACAGACATCAAcagacaaatgaaaacaaaaatcatattcCACAACGATTTGGCAGGGATAAACTGGGCTCAAACCTGTTTGTGATGTTTTGTGGGGGGTTTTGTGTGTCCTGACAGGACACGCAGGAGTTCATTAGTTCCTTCCAGACGGAGGGTCCGCAGAAGAGAAGCACTTTCTCCGCACAGGATCTCTCCCTGCAGGACAGAGTTCAAGCCCACGTACGAGTGCGCCGCGAGCGGCAGCTTTTCTTCCGTCTCTTCCGTTAACACGCGACTTGTCCGTTTGGCCTTCTCAGTTGCGCGCGGC contains these protein-coding regions:
- the LOC133515129 gene encoding centriolar coiled-coil protein of 110 kDa-like isoform X1 — its product is MCVTRRPMFGSSMLERGPRVVARRRCCSPEEGRRRRRWANRERRDKIHVFHDCRGCGVFTQTHAAGVWSPKSKGGETSRFVRCAERVWMESYEEFSSRSAATLREEGEFGGRTREAVAAKSSVILFCGKAVLSPLMSEEQREQMRDLRRRATQLETGRRNRQRNKPSAPVRDIPASCSAQSQGRTGSATKDGNILTCKCEHLGQITGCRKRSSLEILIPKQTRQEPCGDADNSPSPRATTLSGYKLITDTPRLPEDPAFGVQTSKRSTSPVLNGLSTGDEFKLETEEKSDEDDLSMYSLLKQTKEDVSKEQSQDRLKVSIPTPSPEAVSEAEICSPKRGVEFGFSLHHSPIGPPKSPVHQNLYHPGPQQPVSPCLLDQYIRQPSPESPFSPRIQRRKPRPFSTGNLHMVFPGTPWEGACRSDWDEALSWSPDHWSLVSSNGVGAQNRRENHQSGRCGVSPVREPHSPVSPSLPSPIAQHDHLSSNFRRRCHTLDSQLHTDQAGTHRIDRSQERTPRFMAGVTMRPSAWRNSASLMSKSSYVENPSPNLRRPHICPQVKLRTEPDDPRGPRDETSPIGLRNAADPHANNAEEIKRRAQVLEDMQRRLEEEHALQMSLLLAEQENEQQRLRLELEETERSLREQECEKVQYSDTSQWKRVPGNDGLPTASSSASTPGHGRGLSSPISSNVTSPSAQSPVYLRGPTWAAHKPQARLSQVLKAEQQRALFRIGAIARGFLTRRLLKTHKVQHLRQTISDTQEFISSFQTEGPQKRSTFSAQDLSLQDRVQAHLRAALYDIHEIFFEIPLGDRLALLQQDRELCAEKRQRDLEKAKKEKERAVLSAATQRSLDRKKREGESPGQARKVMHKPKSPTPIRVQKSSQVQKGVPSQLNRQGSWYKKTPDARVKRTDNLKNLKKQHSLG
- the LOC133515129 gene encoding uncharacterized protein LOC133515129 isoform X3, encoding MCVTRRPMFGSSMLERGPRVVARRRCCSPEEGRRRRRWANRERRDKIHVFHDCRGCGVFTQTHAAGVWSPKSKGGETSRFVRCAERVWMESYEEFSSRSAATLREEGEFGGRTREAVAAKSSVILFCGKAVLSPLMSEEQREQMRDLRRRATQLETGRRNRQRNKPSAPVRDIPASCSAQSQGRTGSATKDGNILTCKTRQEPCGDADNSPSPRATTLSGYKLITDTPRLPEDPAFGVQTSKRSTSPVLNGLSTGDEFKLETEEKSDEDDLSMYSLLKQTKEDVSKEQSQDRLKVSIPTPSPEAVSEAEICSPKRGVEFGFSLHHSPIGPPKSPVHQNLYHPGPQQPVSPCLLDQYIRQPSPESPFSPRIQRRKPRPFSTGNLHMVFPGTPWEGACRSDWDEALSWSPDHWSLVSSNGVGAQNRRENHQSGRCGVSPVREPHSPVSPSLPSPIAQHDHLSSNFRRRCHTLDSQLHTDQAGTHRIDRSQERTPRFMAGVTMRPSAWRNSASLMSKSSYVENPSPNLRRPHICPQVKLRTEPDDPRGPRDETSPIGLRNAADPHANNAEEIKRRAQVLEDMQRRLEEEHALQMSLLLAEQENEQQRLRLELEETERSLREQECEKVQYSDTSQWKRVPGNDGLPTASSSASTPGHGRGLSSPISSNVTSPSAQSPVYLRGPTWAAHKPQARLSQVLKAEQQRALFRIGAIARGFLTRRLLKTHKVQHLRQTISDTQEFISSFQTEGPQKRSTFSAQDLSLQDRVQAHLRAALYDIHEIFFEIPLGDRLALLQQDRELCAEKRQRDLEKAKKEKERAVLSAATQRSLDRKKREGESPGQARKVMHKPKSPTPIRVQKSSQVQKGVPSQLNRQGSWYKKTPDARVKRTDNLKNLKKQHSLG
- the LOC133515129 gene encoding centriolar coiled-coil protein of 110 kDa-like isoform X2, whose translation is MCVTRRPMFGSSMLERGPRVVARRRCCSPEEGRRRRRWANRERRDKIHVFHDCRGCGVFTQTHAAGVWSPKSKGGETSRFVRCAERVWMESYEEFSSRSAATLREEGEFGGRTREAVAAKSSVILFCGKAVLSPLMSEEQREQMRDLRRRATQLETGRRNRQRNKPSAPVRDIPASCSAQSQGRTGSATKDGNILTCKCEHLGQITGCRKRSSLEILIPKQTRQEPCGDADNSPSPRATTLSGYKLITDTPRLPEDPAFGVQTSKRSTSPVLNGLSTGDEFKLETEEKSDEDDLSMYSLLKQTKEDVSKEQSQDRLKVSIPTPSPEAVSEAEICSPKRGVEFGFSLHHSPIGPPKSPVHQNLYHPGPQQPVSPCLLDQYIRQPSPESPFSPRIQRRKPRPFSTGNLHMVFPGTPWEGACRSDWDEALSWSPDHWSLVSSNGVGAQNRRENHQSGRCGVSPVREPHSPVSPSLPSPIAQHDHLSSNFRRRCHTLDSQLHTDQAGTHRIDRSQERTPRFMAGVTMRPSAWRNSASLMSKSSYVENPSPNLRRPHICPQVKLRTEPDDPRGPRDETSPIGLRNAADPHANNAEEIKRRAQVLEDMQRRLEEEHALQMSLLLAEQENEQQRLRLELEETERSLREQECEKVQYSDTSQWKRVPGNDGLPTASSSASTPGHGLSSPISSNVTSPSAQSPVYLRGPTWAAHKPQARLSQVLKAEQQRALFRIGAIARGFLTRRLLKTHKVQHLRQTISDTQEFISSFQTEGPQKRSTFSAQDLSLQDRVQAHLRAALYDIHEIFFEIPLGDRLALLQQDRELCAEKRQRDLEKAKKEKERAVLSAATQRSLDRKKREGESPGQARKVMHKPKSPTPIRVQKSSQVQKGVPSQLNRQGSWYKKTPDARVKRTDNLKNLKKQHSLG